Proteins encoded together in one Cicer arietinum cultivar CDC Frontier isolate Library 1 chromosome 4, Cicar.CDCFrontier_v2.0, whole genome shotgun sequence window:
- the LOC101495437 gene encoding histone H1-like (The RefSeq protein has 2 frameshifts, 1 non-frameshifting indel compared to this genomic sequence) has protein sequence MSTTAAQPKSKKTASTKKPLSHPTYAEMITEAIVSLKERTGSSQHAITKFIEEKHKDLSPTFRKLILLHLKKSVAAGKLVKVKGSFKLAPAKSSVAKPKAATAPAATKKAKAVTKPAAKAATKPKAKAVAKPKSSGKAQSCNEAENGAKPKAKTVKTTPVKKAVAKTTKKVPVKKPKSVKTPVKKAKK, from the exons ATGTCGACCACAGCGGCTCAACCCAAGTCAAAGAAAACAGCTTCGACAAAGAAGCCACTTTCTCATCCAACCTACGCTGAG ATGATAACTGAGGCTATTGTGAGTCTGAAAGAAAGAACTGGTTCAAGCCAACACGCGATAACCAAATTCATCGAAGAAAAGCACAAGGATCTATCTCCCACCTTCCGCAAATTAATCTTGCTTCATCTCAAAAAGTCGGTGGCTGCAGGCAAGCTTGTTAAGGTTAAGGGTTCATTCAAACTCGCTCCGGCTAAATCTTCTGTGGCTAAACCTAAAGCCGCTACTGCTCCCGCTGCTACCAAGAAGGCTAAGGCTGTTACCAAGCCAGCCGCCAAGGCTGCTACCAAGCCCAAGGCTAAAGCTGTTGCGAAGCCTA GCAGCGGCAAAGCCCAAAGCTGCAACGAAGCCGAAAACGGCG CGAAGCCAAAAGCGAAGACGGTTAAGACAACACCGGTGAAGAAGGCTGTTGCTAAGACAACGAAGAAGGTTCCTGTGAAGGGTGTGAAGAAGCCTAAGAGCGTTAAAACGCCGGTGAAGAAGGCTAAGAAATga